In one Dermacentor variabilis isolate Ectoservices chromosome 4, ASM5094787v1, whole genome shotgun sequence genomic region, the following are encoded:
- the LOC142580206 gene encoding uncharacterized protein LOC142580206: MAHVCDRAAIGDDDRRCEFCSKLFIQRKNMLQHIRNVHKMAVDVKKLMKCDVCGTSLPTMEKYSVHQIAAHNFEADYVHLVFRNNKEFHEWKVEEEGSQNCWFILPRDPKKLASGETRIHYYCNRSGEATKKEGHSDRWEKSQGSCRSDLVL; this comes from the exons ATGGCGCAcgtctgtgatcgagctgccatcggcgatgacgatcgtcgctgcgaattttgcagcaaactattcatacagaggaagaacatgctgcaacacatcaggaacgttcacaaaatggccgtggatgtcaagaaattgatgaaatgcgacgtatgtggcacttccctgcctacaatggagaagtattcggtgcaccagatcgctgcgcacaacttcgaggctgattacgtgcacctggtgttccggaacaataagg aatttcatgaatggaaagtagaagaagagggtagccaaaactgctggttcattttgcccagggacccgaaaaagctggccagtggagaaacaaggatccactattactgtaatagatcaggcgaggcaacgaaaaaggaaggtcatagtgaccgttgggagaaaagtcaggggagctgtaggtctg